Proteins co-encoded in one Astatotilapia calliptera chromosome 18, fAstCal1.2, whole genome shotgun sequence genomic window:
- the uck2b gene encoding uridine-cytidine kinase 2-B: MAGDSETHLGDRGENTQVVRQPFLIGVSGGTASGKSSVCEKIMELLGQNKIDHHQRQVAILSQDSFYKVLTPEQKAKALKGQFNFDHPDAFDSELIIQTLRQILQGKTVQIPVYDFVTHSRKDEFVMVYPADVVLFEGILMFYSQEIRDLFQMKLFVDTDPDTRLSRRVLRDISERGRDLEQVLSQYITFVKPAFEEFCLPTKKYADVIIPRGADNLVAINLIVQHIQDILNGGPSKRHNGCTNGHSTPRQRRTSESSSRPH; encoded by the exons atgGCTGGAGACAGTGAGACACATTTAGGGGACCGCGGCGAGAACACCCAGGTTGTTCGGCAACCTTTCCTCATCGGTGTCTCCGGTGGCACTGCCAGCGGCAAG TCGTCTGTGTGTGAGAAGATCATGGAGCTCCTGGGACAGAACAAGATTGACCACCATCAGCGGCAGGTGGCGATCCTCAGccaggacagcttttacaaggTGCTGACTCCTGAGCAGAAAGCCAAGGCACTCAAGGGCCAGTTTAACTTTGATCATCCAG ATGCCTTTGACAGCGAGCTGATCATACAAACACTGAGACAGATCCTTCAGGGGAAAACTGTCCAGATCCCAGTTTATGACTTTGTCACTCATTCCAG GAAAGACGAGTTTGTTATGGTGTATCCGGCTGATGTGGTCCTGTTTGAGGGCATCCTCATGTTCTACTCGCAGGAAATCAGAGATCTGTTCCAGATGAAGCTGTTTGTTGACACAGATCCTGACACACGGCTGTCGCGTCGAG TTCTGAGAGACATCAGTGAACGTGGCAGAGACCTGGAGCAAGTGCTCAGTCAGTACATCACTTTTGTGAAGCCGGCCTTCGAGGAGTTCTGTTTACCT ACGAAGAAGTATGCAGATGTCATTATTCCACGAGGAGCAGATAATCTTG TGGCCATCAACTTGATAGTACAGCACATCCAAGACATTCTGAACGGCGGACCAAGCAAACGTCACAACGGCTGCACGAACGGCCACAGCACTCCACGGCAGCGGCGGACCTCCGAGTCAAGCAGTCGGCCTCACTGA
- the czib gene encoding CXXC motif containing zinc binding protein — protein MVKFGLQFKATLENVTDVRPLGDDFRWFLKLKCGNCGEIPDKWQYVTLVESVPLKGGRGSASMVQKCKLCSRENSIDILGDTITPYNAENSETFKTMVQFECRGLEPVDFQPQAGFAAEGAESGTPFPEINLLEKDWTDYDEKISESVGIYEVTHQFIKC, from the exons ATGGTG AAATTTGGACTGCAGTTTAAAGCCACCCTGGAGAACGTAACCGATGTTAGACCATTGGGGGACGACTTCCGCTGGTTCCTGAAG CTCAAGTGTGGAAACTGTGGAGAAATTCCAGATAAATGGCAGTATGTAACTCTGGTG GAGAGTGTGCCACTCAAGGGAGGACGAGGAAGCGCCAGCATGGTGCAGAAGTGTAAACTCTGTTCCAGGGAAAATTCCATCG ATATTCTGGGAGACACAATCACACCTTACAAT GCCGAGAACAGCGAAACCTTCAAGACGATGGTGCAGTTCGAGTGTCGAGGTCTGGAGCCCGTTGATTTCCAGCCACAA GCTGGCTTTGCTGCAGAAGGAGCCGAGTCTGGAACGCCGTTTCCTGAAATCAACCTGCTAGAAAAA gaCTGGACCGACTACGATGAGAAAATTAGTGAGTCTGTGGGGATATATGAGGTCACACACCAGTTCATCAAGTGCTGA